A window of Polaribacter litorisediminis contains these coding sequences:
- a CDS encoding IS4 family transposase translates to MGRNPANGKRKGGIKSHQKLDMQAGIPVKVYHSNAREHDSLFIQKEGVMKKREVALFDKAYNNYAPFDQWNNEGIFFVTRLKNNAKEILLEEFELDQATPDNILRDAKIALKHKDDQGQEKQVKLRLVSFYHQEKNKTYYFLTNLFDLPAEQIAMLYKKRWEIELLFKKIKQNFPLQYFYGDNKNAIQIQIWCTLIALLLITIIKKKLTKSWSFSNLISLMQKHLFTYAKFTDFFNNVDFFAKEFVKNKGNPDDFQQKFDWS, encoded by the coding sequence GTGGGAAGGAATCCTGCCAACGGAAAACGAAAAGGAGGTATCAAAAGCCATCAAAAATTAGATATGCAAGCTGGAATACCTGTAAAAGTATATCATAGCAATGCTCGTGAACACGACTCTTTATTTATTCAAAAAGAAGGAGTTATGAAAAAGAGAGAAGTTGCTTTATTTGATAAAGCTTACAACAATTACGCTCCTTTTGACCAATGGAATAATGAGGGAATTTTCTTTGTCACTCGCTTGAAAAACAATGCCAAAGAAATATTGCTAGAAGAATTTGAACTTGATCAAGCAACACCAGACAATATTTTGAGAGATGCAAAAATAGCACTAAAACACAAAGATGACCAGGGGCAAGAAAAGCAAGTAAAACTAAGATTGGTATCATTTTATCACCAAGAAAAGAACAAAACATATTACTTTTTGACAAACCTTTTTGATTTGCCAGCAGAACAAATAGCTATGCTCTATAAAAAACGTTGGGAGATTGAATTGTTATTCAAGAAGATAAAGCAAAACTTTCCATTACAATACTTCTATGGAGATAATAAAAATGCTATACAAATACAGATTTGGTGTACATTGATTGCCTTACTTCTAATAACAATTATAAAGAAAAAATTAACAAAATCTTGGAGTTTTTCAAACCTAATAAGCTTAATGCAGAAGCATTTGTTTACCTATGCAAAATTTACCGACTTTTTTAATAATGTGGATTTCTTTGCAAAAGAATTTGTCAAAAACAAAGGGAATCCCGATGATTTTCAACAAAAATTTGATTGGAGTTAG